A section of the Streptomyces sp. CG1 genome encodes:
- a CDS encoding long-chain fatty acid--CoA ligase — protein sequence MATLSVAAILAENARRRPGKTALVEGELRLTFGEVWRRALARAGALTGLGVRPGDRVALMAPNTAEFPVAYFAVAAAGGVVVPVHLLLSAGEVEHVLKDSGATLLLVHPAQAETGRAAAEALGVQVVTLGEEFDKLAAHAEPLPSYVTRTADDPAVIFYTSGTTGVPKGAVLSHFNIVMNATVNAFDANDIRADDIALGALPLFHAFGQTVSLNSTWRAGATLVLLPRFDAARAIELMVKEGVNTFHGVPTMYVALAAAAPQAARLPDLRVCVSGGASLPVAVLERFEEAFGATVYEGYGLSETSPTATVNQPLFGTKPGTIGHPLWGVDVEIAHAEVEGRVELLPPGELGEVVIRGHNVFSGYLGRPEATAEALVDGWFRTGDLGTKDDDGFLRIVDRKKDVIIRGGYNVYPREVEEVLMRHPSIAQVAVIGLPDELHGEEVCAVVVPAPGTAPDATALTDWSKEHLGRHKYPRRVEFTDALPLGPSMKVLKRELRAKYVRKQADPA from the coding sequence ATGGCAACCCTGTCCGTAGCCGCCATCCTCGCCGAGAACGCCCGGCGCCGTCCCGGCAAGACCGCGCTGGTCGAGGGCGAGCTGCGGCTGACCTTCGGCGAGGTCTGGCGGCGGGCCCTGGCCCGGGCGGGCGCGCTCACCGGCCTCGGCGTACGGCCGGGCGACCGGGTCGCCCTCATGGCGCCCAACACCGCCGAGTTCCCCGTCGCGTACTTCGCCGTCGCCGCGGCCGGCGGAGTCGTCGTCCCCGTGCATCTGCTGCTGTCGGCCGGTGAGGTCGAGCATGTGCTGAAGGACAGCGGGGCGACGCTGCTGCTCGTGCACCCCGCCCAGGCCGAGACCGGGCGGGCCGCCGCCGAAGCCCTGGGGGTCCAAGTGGTCACCCTGGGCGAGGAGTTCGACAAGCTCGCGGCCCACGCCGAGCCGTTGCCGTCGTACGTCACCCGTACCGCCGACGACCCGGCGGTGATCTTCTACACGAGCGGCACCACCGGCGTCCCGAAGGGCGCGGTCCTCAGCCACTTCAACATCGTGATGAACGCGACCGTCAACGCCTTCGACGCCAACGACATCCGCGCCGACGACATCGCTCTCGGCGCGCTGCCGCTCTTCCACGCCTTCGGCCAGACGGTGTCGCTCAACTCCACCTGGCGGGCGGGCGCCACGCTCGTACTGCTGCCCCGCTTCGACGCGGCCCGCGCCATCGAGCTGATGGTGAAGGAGGGCGTGAACACCTTCCACGGCGTGCCCACCATGTACGTCGCCCTCGCGGCCGCGGCCCCGCAGGCCGCCAGGCTGCCCGACCTGCGCGTGTGCGTCTCGGGCGGGGCCTCGCTTCCGGTGGCCGTACTGGAGCGGTTCGAGGAGGCGTTCGGCGCGACGGTCTACGAGGGCTACGGGCTGTCGGAGACCTCGCCGACCGCCACCGTCAACCAGCCACTGTTCGGCACGAAGCCCGGCACCATCGGTCACCCGTTGTGGGGCGTCGACGTGGAGATCGCCCACGCCGAGGTGGAGGGCCGTGTCGAGCTGCTGCCGCCCGGCGAGCTGGGCGAGGTCGTCATCCGCGGCCACAACGTCTTCTCCGGCTACCTGGGCCGGCCCGAGGCCACCGCCGAGGCTCTCGTCGACGGCTGGTTCCGCACCGGCGACCTCGGCACGAAGGACGACGACGGCTTCCTCCGGATCGTCGACCGCAAGAAGGACGTCATCATCCGCGGCGGCTACAACGTGTACCCGAGGGAGGTCGAGGAGGTCCTGATGCGCCACCCCTCGATCGCCCAGGTCGCGGTCATCGGCCTGCCCGACGAACTGCACGGCGAGGAGGTCTGTGCCGTGGTCGTACCGGCGCCCGGCACCGCCCCCGACGCCACCGCGCTCACCGACTGGTCCAAGGAACACCTGGGCCGGCACAAGTACCCGCGGCGCGTGGAGTTCACGGACGCGCTGCCGCTGGGCCCCAGCATGAAAGTACTGAAGCGGGAACTCCGGGCGAAGTACGTGCGGAAGCAGGCGGACCCGGCATAG
- a CDS encoding sulfite exporter TauE/SafE family protein, producing the protein MNTMTLWHISGWEFAALAFAALLVGFSKTAVSGANTVSLAIFAAVLPARASTGVLLPVLIAGDVLAVLTYRRHAHWPTLWRLFPAVAAGVVVGTLFLMWADDAVVRTSIGAILLLMAGVTVWRRRRAGTEEAPDSVTTRAGRAKARSYGVLGGFTTMVANAGGPVMSMYLLSAGFRKLGFLGTSAFFFLIVNLSKVPFSAGLGLIDGRSLLLDAALAVFVVPGALFGRWAVHRINQRLFEQLVIAATIVGGAQLLLR; encoded by the coding sequence ATGAACACGATGACGCTCTGGCACATATCCGGCTGGGAGTTCGCCGCGCTCGCCTTCGCGGCCCTGCTCGTCGGCTTCTCCAAGACCGCGGTGAGCGGGGCCAACACGGTGAGCCTCGCGATCTTCGCGGCCGTCCTCCCGGCCCGCGCCTCCACCGGCGTGCTGCTGCCCGTCCTGATCGCCGGCGACGTGCTCGCCGTCCTCACCTACCGGCGGCACGCCCACTGGCCCACTCTGTGGCGGCTGTTCCCAGCTGTCGCGGCGGGGGTCGTGGTGGGCACGCTCTTCCTGATGTGGGCCGACGACGCGGTCGTACGGACCTCGATCGGCGCGATCCTGCTGCTGATGGCCGGGGTCACGGTGTGGCGGCGGCGCAGAGCCGGCACCGAGGAGGCGCCGGACTCGGTCACCACCCGGGCGGGCCGCGCCAAGGCCCGCTCGTACGGCGTGCTCGGCGGGTTCACCACGATGGTCGCCAACGCGGGCGGCCCGGTGATGTCGATGTATCTCCTCTCCGCCGGCTTCCGGAAGCTGGGCTTCCTCGGCACCTCCGCCTTCTTCTTCCTGATCGTGAACCTGTCCAAGGTGCCGTTCAGTGCGGGCCTCGGCCTGATCGACGGACGCTCGCTGCTCCTCGACGCCGCGCTCGCGGTGTTCGTCGTGCCCGGTGCGCTGTTCGGCAGATGGGCCGTCCACAGGATCAACCAGCGGCTCTTCGAACAACTCGTGATCGCGGCGACGATCGTGGGCGGAGCGCAACTGCTGCTGCGCTAG